In the genome of Paenibacillus sp. GP183, the window CAAATGATGGGTTCTTCCGCTACCTCAATGTCTACCATTTTTAATCGCTTTGTCAACATTTCACCGCCTGGCATAGATATCATGAATTTGTCGAAAGGCAAGGGATCGCTGCCTGACGAAGCAGTATTTATCAAGATATCCTTTCATCTGACTATTGGTGACCTGATCGATTCAACCATCATGCAGCTCGTGCCCGTTAAATTCGCCAAAGAAATGGTATCGATTCTAATGGGTAGTGTTTCGGAATCGGAAATCTCAGCTTTTGGCGTATCTGAAGAATACACAGCAGAAGCACCGGTGTATCAAGAGCCGCCAAAAGCGCCGCAACCGCTTGTGCAGCCTGCGTTTGAATCACCGCCGATGCAGCAGCCCATGTATCAACAACCTATGTATCAGCAGCCCCCCATGGGCCAACCTATATATCCGCCCCAGCAGCAGCCCATGTACCAGCAGCCTTCTCCAGGCTACGGAGAAATGCCAAACCGCAACGTCAACGTACAACCCGTTCAATTCGGCAATCTGCAATCCGGTCCAGCTGCGCATACCGATGAAACCAATCTTGGCTTGCTGCTGGATATACCGCTGAAGGTCACCGTAGAACTGGGCAGGACGCAAAAGGTAATCAAAGATATCCTTGAGTTGTCCCAAGGT includes:
- the fliY gene encoding flagellar motor switch phosphatase FliY, whose translation is MTNNKDYLSQEEIDALLKQSSDDDMQDSDPSVLPSRVEDFLTSLEQDALGEIGNITFGSAATALSTLLGKKVDITTPQVSIISRDELEEEFPKPHVAVHVNYVDGFNGTNLLVIKTRDAQVIADLMMGGDGTGGQEDLDEIHISAVQEAMNQMMGSSATSMSTIFNRFVNISPPGIDIMNLSKGKGSLPDEAVFIKISFHLTIGDLIDSTIMQLVPVKFAKEMVSILMGSVSESEISAFGVSEEYTAEAPVYQEPPKAPQPLVQPAFESPPMQQPMYQQPMYQQPPMGQPIYPPQQQPMYQQPSPGYGEMPNRNVNVQPVQFGNLQSGPAAHTDETNLGLLLDIPLKVTVELGRTQKVIKDILELSQGSIVELDKLAGEPVDILVNNKLIAKGEVVVIDENFGVRVTDIVNQWERIQKLQ